One Hermetia illucens chromosome 4, iHerIll2.2.curated.20191125, whole genome shotgun sequence DNA segment encodes these proteins:
- the LOC119654239 gene encoding alcohol dehydrogenase 1-like, producing the protein MALNLAGLRVAICGGLGGIGREICKGLLEKNVARLAVLDLKEDADALKKWKSEHPKQGMFFGNIDVTKRADVEKSVGEAKKELGGLDMFINCSGILKDNDPDLTIQVNLLGTIYTTLTAVNLMGKQKGQNGGTIVNVASVLGLQPCHQFGIYSASKHGCVGFTRSLSHEFHFNKTGIRFLTICPGITVTNIIADTKDLGTFDYLADEAVRFTQAKTQQADICGKNIIKALETGKNGSVWICDLGTLKEANIPVYWEAQY; encoded by the exons ATGGCTTTGAATCTTGCCGGTTTAAGGGTCGCTATCTGTGGAGGATTGGGTGGAATTGGACGAGAAATCTGTAAAGGGTTGCTTGAGAAAAACGTTGCG CGTTTAGCTGTCCTAGATTTGAAAGAAGATGCAGATGccttaaaaaaatggaaaagtgaACATCCAAAACAAGGCATGTTTTTTGGAAACATTGATGTCACCAAAAGAGCTGATGTTGAGAAGTCTGTTGGAGAAGCGAAGAAGGAACTCGGAGGACTTGATATGTTTATAAACTGCAGTGGCATACTAAAGGATAATGACCCTGATTTGACGATACAAGTTAATTTG CTTGGAACAATATACACCACCCTCACAGCAGTGAATTTAATGGGCAAACAGAAAGGTCAAAATGGAGGAACAATTGTCAACGTGGCTTCAGTTTTAGGGCTGCAGCCTTGTCATCAGTTTGGCATTTATTCAGCATCTAAACATGGCTGCGTTGGTTTCACCAGATCTCTTTCT cATGAATTCCATTTCAACAAGACAGGAATCCGATTCCTAACAATTTGCCCAGGAATTACTGTGACCAATATCATTGCGGATACTAAGGATTTAGGAACTTTTGACTATCTTGCGGACGAAGCAGTTCGTTTCACACAGGCAAAAACCCAACAGGCCGACatttgtggaaaaaatattATCAAAGCTTTGGAGACAGGTAAAAATGGATCTGTTTGGATTTGTGATTTGGGAACCTTAAAGGAAGCTAATATACCTGTTTACTGGGAAGCTCAGTACTAA